The proteins below are encoded in one region of Sulfitobacter sp. SK012:
- a CDS encoding alpha/beta fold hydrolase, translated as MTLSFRPTEHSNAPIIALHSSASNSSQWSRLDADFGGRFDVYAFDLPGCGRAPLASDNSRKGAACSAAPVIEEIEKMGSPVHLVGHSNGGGIAIKVALMRPDLVKSLTVYEPATFHFLKDGDSTDQRLFKQIQFISALVTVAAEENVPTGMRHFIDFWNGEGFWDRLSLPARQKFADAIYSTMADFAHGFAETWELADLSKLEMPSLVLTGLESPEITQHVSAAIAKALPNARIALLPELGHMAPVFDPEWVNSRIFEHVANVERPTATCSWPIMAAA; from the coding sequence ATGACATTATCATTCAGGCCAACAGAACATAGCAATGCGCCAATTATTGCATTGCATTCCTCTGCATCAAACAGCAGCCAGTGGAGCCGCCTGGATGCGGACTTTGGGGGCCGGTTTGACGTTTATGCCTTTGACCTTCCCGGTTGCGGCCGTGCACCTTTGGCCAGTGACAATTCGCGCAAAGGCGCTGCTTGTTCCGCCGCCCCGGTCATCGAAGAAATCGAAAAGATGGGAAGCCCCGTTCACCTTGTAGGGCACTCAAATGGTGGGGGCATTGCGATCAAAGTCGCGCTGATGCGCCCTGACCTCGTAAAAAGCCTGACTGTCTATGAACCGGCAACCTTCCACTTTCTGAAAGACGGTGACAGCACGGATCAACGTCTGTTCAAGCAGATCCAGTTCATTTCAGCACTGGTGACTGTCGCAGCAGAAGAAAACGTGCCCACAGGAATGCGTCACTTCATAGATTTTTGGAATGGCGAGGGATTTTGGGATCGCCTCTCCCTGCCCGCCAGACAGAAGTTTGCTGATGCGATCTATTCAACGATGGCTGATTTTGCCCACGGGTTCGCAGAAACTTGGGAATTGGCGGATCTGTCCAAGCTGGAGATGCCTTCACTGGTACTAACGGGACTGGAGTCTCCGGAAATCACGCAGCATGTGTCAGCCGCTATTGCGAAAGCGCTCCCCAATGCGCGCATTGCTCTGCTGCCCGAGCTCGGGCATATGGCACCGGTCTTCGATCCGGAGTGGGTCAATTCACGCATTTTCGAACATGTGGCCAACGTCGAACGGCCCACCGCAACCTGCAGCTGGCCAATTATGGCGGCGGCATAA
- a CDS encoding response regulator, which produces MDNQNAHILVCDDEIDLREMLQEYLGKRGYKVSGASGGDELRDILSVTTADVIIMDINMPKEDGLSILRSLRPENTTPVIMLTAAGDVVDRIIGLEMGADDYLGKPVDLRELEARIKAILRRESISGSAQAEKSDGNRALFGDFVLDKDAAKLLAADGSEVQLTAMEYSLLKVFSENKGRVLNRDQLLEQAHDRSWDPFDRSIDIRISRLRRKLEAIPGKPEIIRTVRGIGYLYDPS; this is translated from the coding sequence ATGGATAATCAGAATGCCCATATCCTGGTATGCGATGATGAGATCGACCTGCGTGAGATGCTCCAAGAATATCTTGGCAAGCGTGGATACAAGGTCTCTGGAGCCTCTGGTGGCGACGAGCTTCGTGACATCCTTTCTGTCACGACAGCGGATGTCATCATCATGGACATCAACATGCCAAAAGAGGACGGCCTTTCCATTCTAAGATCCTTGCGCCCAGAGAATACAACGCCGGTCATCATGCTGACGGCTGCTGGCGACGTGGTCGACCGTATCATCGGTCTTGAAATGGGGGCGGATGACTACCTCGGCAAACCCGTGGACTTACGAGAGCTCGAAGCTCGGATAAAAGCGATACTGCGACGTGAATCCATAAGTGGATCAGCACAGGCGGAAAAATCTGACGGGAACCGCGCTCTGTTTGGGGATTTTGTATTAGATAAAGACGCAGCAAAGCTGCTTGCGGCCGATGGCTCCGAAGTCCAGCTGACGGCAATGGAATACAGCCTGCTCAAAGTTTTTTCCGAAAACAAAGGGCGTGTCTTGAACAGGGATCAACTTTTGGAACAGGCGCATGACCGGTCCTGGGATCCGTTCGACCGCAGCATCGACATCAGAATCTCTCGTTTGCGCCGCAAGCTTGAGGCCATTCCTGGAAAACCGGAGATCATCAGAACGGTGCGTGGCATCGGATACCTGTACGATCCCAGTTGA
- a CDS encoding mechanosensitive ion channel family protein has translation MHFVKILVLTFLLALPALSPADAQSLFSSASSADTKVTLPDPLTEETANALISRLSDSEVRALLLDQLNTQAVEVDDTATLNDFFFHTTSGAASMVALSVRSLPVFIEKQPQAFATFYGKIGGDGLLKLLGYMAIMFGGAAIAEMIFRRLVMKWQIQRPADINNITLREIISFLSKRFAREIVAVLVFIIVAMSIGTAILPPFLGGVVGLIGPYLIAFPRIMVAVGRFLFAPQNPMFRLLNCDDRTAKAMVVNNFGLAFLIGFSAVLLQFNEFQGVTDVETRIGFWLNLAVHLYLAAVVWKYRAGITSMMRGFEDDITPTEEGMARAFPYFAIVVSLGIWWITQIVVSYGNFELLSSAPHYKTMMLLLFAPAMDTLIRGLVRHLSPSMTGEGPVAERAYISAKRSYIRIGRVVVFGIVIMAIAGFWGVSATNIASAGVGPQLASNLLEFMVIMAIGYLIYELVSLYINRKLAAEQTAAGYMPDEETVGGDGGGAGGSRLSTVLPLILMVTQTTIVVVFLLLGLGNIGVDTTPLLAGAGIAGLAIGFGAQKLVTDVVSGIFFLVDDAFRTGEYVEVEGTMGTVEKISIRSMQLRHHKGPVHTIPYGEIPKVTNFSRDWVIMKLRFTVPFDTDPNMVKKIFKKIGQDMLLLEEFKDDFLQPFKSQGMLEIDDVGMVFRGKFMAKPGTQFTMRKEIFNRVSAAFVENGIEFARREVRVALPSMDGKKLTEEDKSAIAAAATQAAQDQLPVGGQKDDR, from the coding sequence GTGCATTTCGTTAAAATACTGGTACTCACCTTCCTCTTGGCGCTCCCTGCTCTTTCGCCTGCAGATGCGCAATCGCTGTTTTCCTCGGCTTCTAGCGCCGACACCAAAGTGACGCTTCCTGACCCACTAACCGAGGAAACGGCAAATGCTTTGATCTCGCGGCTTTCTGACAGCGAAGTACGGGCTCTCCTGCTAGATCAACTCAACACTCAGGCGGTCGAAGTCGACGATACGGCAACATTGAATGATTTCTTCTTTCACACGACATCAGGTGCCGCCAGCATGGTCGCTTTGTCAGTGCGCTCCCTTCCGGTATTTATAGAAAAACAACCCCAGGCGTTTGCTACATTTTACGGCAAGATTGGCGGCGATGGGTTACTTAAATTGCTTGGTTATATGGCTATTATGTTTGGTGGCGCTGCGATCGCAGAGATGATTTTCCGCCGACTTGTCATGAAATGGCAAATTCAGCGCCCAGCGGATATTAACAACATCACGCTGCGCGAAATCATTTCCTTCCTGTCCAAACGCTTCGCCCGCGAGATCGTAGCTGTTCTGGTCTTTATCATCGTCGCAATGTCGATTGGCACCGCGATCCTTCCGCCGTTCTTGGGCGGTGTTGTCGGGCTGATCGGACCATATCTTATTGCATTTCCCCGTATCATGGTTGCTGTGGGACGCTTCCTATTTGCCCCGCAAAATCCGATGTTCCGCCTGCTTAATTGTGATGATCGCACTGCCAAAGCGATGGTCGTTAACAATTTTGGCCTCGCGTTCTTGATCGGATTCAGCGCGGTTCTTCTCCAATTTAACGAATTTCAGGGCGTAACGGATGTTGAGACGCGCATCGGATTTTGGCTCAACCTTGCTGTACACCTCTATCTGGCCGCCGTGGTCTGGAAATATCGGGCGGGCATTACCTCAATGATGCGGGGTTTTGAGGATGACATCACGCCAACCGAAGAGGGTATGGCGCGTGCCTTTCCTTATTTCGCTATCGTTGTCAGCCTGGGCATCTGGTGGATCACCCAAATTGTTGTGAGTTATGGGAACTTCGAGTTGCTCAGCAGCGCACCGCATTACAAAACTATGATGTTGCTGCTTTTTGCCCCGGCGATGGACACTCTAATTCGTGGGCTGGTGCGCCATCTATCCCCCAGCATGACAGGCGAAGGGCCAGTGGCCGAGCGTGCTTATATATCAGCCAAGCGCTCGTATATCCGCATTGGGCGTGTTGTGGTCTTTGGAATTGTGATCATGGCGATTGCTGGATTTTGGGGTGTGTCTGCGACCAATATTGCCTCCGCAGGTGTTGGGCCACAACTCGCGTCGAACTTGTTGGAATTTATGGTCATTATGGCAATCGGCTACCTGATCTACGAACTGGTTTCGCTTTATATCAATCGCAAATTGGCAGCCGAACAAACCGCCGCAGGGTATATGCCTGACGAGGAAACGGTCGGCGGCGACGGCGGTGGCGCGGGTGGCTCTCGGCTCTCCACCGTTTTGCCCCTGATCCTAATGGTCACACAAACAACCATCGTGGTCGTCTTCTTGCTGCTTGGGCTTGGTAACATCGGGGTCGACACGACGCCACTGCTCGCGGGTGCTGGTATCGCTGGCTTGGCGATTGGTTTTGGTGCGCAAAAATTGGTCACGGACGTCGTGTCGGGCATTTTCTTTTTGGTTGATGACGCCTTCCGCACCGGTGAATATGTTGAGGTTGAAGGCACGATGGGAACGGTCGAAAAAATCTCCATCCGCTCTATGCAACTGCGTCACCACAAGGGGCCCGTCCATACGATCCCTTACGGTGAAATCCCAAAAGTCACCAACTTCTCTCGTGACTGGGTGATCATGAAACTGCGCTTTACCGTTCCGTTTGATACCGATCCGAACATGGTCAAAAAGATCTTTAAGAAGATCGGTCAAGATATGCTGCTTTTGGAGGAATTCAAAGATGATTTCCTGCAGCCGTTCAAGTCTCAAGGGATGCTTGAGATTGATGATGTCGGCATGGTGTTCCGAGGCAAGTTCATGGCCAAACCCGGAACACAATTCACCATGCGCAAGGAAATCTTCAACCGAGTGAGCGCTGCTTTTGTCGAAAACGGTATTGAATTCGCCCGCCGCGAAGTTCGGGTCGCTCTGCCCTCGATGGATGGCAAGAAGCTAACGGAGGAAGACAAATCAGCAATTGCCGCCGCTGCCACACAAGCAGCGCAAGATCAGCTGCCTGTGGGTGGGCAAAAGGATGATCGGTAA
- a CDS encoding group I truncated hemoglobin, translating to MAERTLYEKYGGFSQVSKIVLSFYDTLLDNDEIGPFFDDVDMSRIVDHQTKFIASLLGGPASYTDNQLRQLHSHLTITDAHFDELEGVLSGALLQHGMADEDVEAVVAEFEKRRPLIVR from the coding sequence ATGGCTGAACGCACGCTCTACGAGAAGTACGGAGGGTTTTCACAAGTCAGTAAGATTGTGCTTTCGTTCTATGACACCCTCTTGGACAACGACGAGATCGGCCCGTTTTTCGATGATGTAGACATGTCTCGTATTGTCGATCACCAGACAAAGTTTATCGCTTCGCTCCTTGGCGGCCCTGCGTCTTACACAGACAATCAGCTGCGCCAATTGCATTCTCATCTCACCATCACCGACGCGCATTTCGATGAACTCGAAGGCGTGCTCAGCGGAGCATTGTTACAGCACGGTATGGCAGACGAGGACGTTGAGGCAGTTGTTGCAGAATTCGAAAAACGCCGCCCCTTGATCGTAAGGTGA
- a CDS encoding adenylate/guanylate cyclase domain-containing protein, with protein MTIEAINEQLLRAIGVGVALLDRQTFQFGFSNDTFDEWFSNENQSTQLQQLFPDLDVPAMQESLATNGRHTSEIRFKRKRRTLIIALDFTAANEDVVVLVCQNITRIKELESMIDSYSMMVERNTRELKREKEQVEKLLLNIMPRSVYEEFKTFGVVTPQMYDPVSVLMLDFVGFTDMVVSQDPSVTVTELNDIYSAFDRIGEQFGCERIKTIGDAYITVAGLPDPTPDHAKAIANTAIRFVRYLTRRNLSHPHQWHCRIGLSTGSVVGSVVGIHKYVYDIFGPAVNLASRLQEFSEPMQISVQDDVAHVLKDQFDLENVGAKTIRGFGEQDVWLLSDNN; from the coding sequence ATGACCATTGAAGCCATAAATGAACAATTACTTCGCGCCATTGGTGTCGGTGTGGCACTGCTGGACCGCCAAACATTCCAGTTCGGTTTCAGCAACGATACGTTTGACGAATGGTTCAGCAATGAAAACCAGTCGACTCAATTGCAGCAACTGTTCCCTGATCTTGATGTCCCTGCCATGCAGGAAAGCCTGGCCACCAACGGTCGGCATACATCCGAAATCAGGTTCAAAAGAAAACGCCGAACGCTCATTATCGCGCTTGATTTTACGGCTGCGAATGAAGACGTTGTTGTGCTGGTTTGCCAGAACATCACTCGCATTAAAGAGCTGGAATCAATGATAGATTCCTACTCGATGATGGTTGAGCGCAACACACGTGAGCTCAAACGGGAGAAGGAGCAGGTCGAAAAACTGTTGCTCAATATCATGCCCCGTTCTGTTTACGAAGAGTTCAAAACTTTCGGCGTCGTGACGCCTCAAATGTATGACCCTGTGTCTGTTCTCATGCTCGACTTTGTCGGGTTTACAGACATGGTTGTTTCACAAGACCCCAGCGTAACGGTCACCGAGCTGAACGACATTTATAGCGCGTTTGACCGTATCGGCGAACAGTTCGGCTGTGAGCGGATCAAAACGATTGGTGATGCCTATATCACTGTGGCGGGCTTGCCAGATCCCACACCGGATCACGCAAAGGCCATTGCCAACACAGCCATCCGTTTTGTGCGGTACCTGACCCGCCGAAATCTAAGCCATCCACATCAGTGGCACTGCCGCATTGGCCTGTCGACCGGTTCTGTCGTCGGTTCCGTCGTGGGCATCCACAAGTATGTCTACGATATTTTCGGTCCCGCAGTTAACCTTGCGTCCCGTCTTCAAGAGTTTTCCGAGCCGATGCAAATCAGTGTTCAAGATGATGTCGCACATGTTCTAAAGGACCAGTTTGATCTTGAGAATGTTGGGGCAAAGACCATCCGTGGGTTCGGCGAACAAGACGTCTGGTTGCTTTCAGACAACAACTAA
- a CDS encoding ABC transporter substrate-binding protein yields MLKINKIAGASVLAFVAAANAASADKLTFYCSAQEDWCQLMANGFQDATGIDVAMTRKSSGETFAQIKAESSNPRGDIWWGGTGDPHLQAAEEGLTAEYVSPMRDQLHPWAISQAESAGNKTIGIYSGALGYGYNTELLAANNLPEPSCWADLLKPEFKGHVQMANPNSSGTAYTTLATMVQLFGEEEGFEFMAGLHANINQYTKSGSAPIKAAGRGENTVGIVFMHDAVKQAVSGFPINVVAPCEGTGFEIGSMSIVEGARNLESAQAFYDWALSPEAQNLALEVNAFQVPSNMNAETSESAPDMSAIKLIDYDFRTYGSSDTRQRLLKRWDDEVSVLPQ; encoded by the coding sequence ATGTTAAAGATCAATAAAATAGCTGGTGCTTCAGTCCTAGCATTCGTCGCGGCTGCAAATGCTGCTTCGGCAGACAAACTAACGTTCTACTGCTCTGCGCAAGAGGATTGGTGCCAACTCATGGCAAACGGTTTTCAGGATGCGACCGGCATTGATGTCGCGATGACCAGGAAGTCATCGGGCGAGACCTTTGCTCAAATCAAAGCTGAAAGCTCAAACCCACGCGGTGACATTTGGTGGGGCGGAACCGGTGACCCGCATCTGCAGGCGGCAGAAGAAGGTCTGACGGCCGAGTACGTCTCCCCGATGCGCGATCAGCTGCATCCTTGGGCGATCAGCCAAGCCGAGAGTGCTGGCAACAAGACGATCGGTATTTACTCCGGGGCATTGGGCTACGGGTATAACACCGAGCTCCTGGCAGCGAACAACCTGCCTGAGCCGTCTTGCTGGGCCGACTTGCTAAAGCCGGAATTCAAAGGTCACGTCCAAATGGCGAACCCCAATTCTTCGGGCACGGCCTACACTACGCTGGCAACGATGGTTCAGCTTTTTGGTGAGGAAGAAGGCTTCGAATTCATGGCCGGGCTTCATGCCAACATAAACCAATACACCAAGTCAGGTTCTGCTCCGATCAAAGCGGCGGGCCGTGGGGAAAATACGGTCGGCATCGTGTTTATGCATGATGCGGTCAAGCAGGCCGTTAGCGGTTTCCCAATCAATGTCGTTGCTCCATGCGAAGGCACAGGATTTGAAATTGGATCAATGTCGATCGTTGAAGGTGCGCGGAATTTGGAAAGCGCACAGGCATTCTACGACTGGGCATTAAGTCCAGAGGCGCAGAACCTCGCGTTGGAAGTTAACGCGTTTCAAGTGCCGTCTAATATGAATGCTGAGACATCTGAAAGTGCGCCAGACATGAGTGCGATCAAGTTGATCGACTATGATTTCCGCACATATGGTTCGTCTGACACGCGCCAGCGTCTGTTAAAAAGATGGGACGATGAGGTGTCAGTACTGCCGCAATAA
- a CDS encoding ATP-binding protein, with protein MANDLEEIERAQNLLRDAIESLKEGFALYDENRCLVMYNQQYAEMNKGISHLLKPGLDWEILMRETARRGIYSDAIGNEEKWVSDRLAGGIEFIQDFELKETDGRTYLVSVHPTQLGGFVVTREDITAKKQIEVEERDGDLLIRRVLDASSAIVTMARIGDGQILYRTPAALRLFGPVKSAKEHYVSPEERADFVTQLLADGRVDDFKLDLLNADRDIFPATISSQLIDYKGEEVIVTSIIDLTVQKEADALVRQVLEAYPAAINMTNAETGEVLFATPEIEELFGPSEDSKSYYANPADRHRYLEDLREARWLKDRRMEFIDANGNKFWGADSSRLITFNGEEVIVSNTRDLTDELALSEELSKQRELLFQNEKMSALGELLAGVAHELNNPLSVVVGHSLMLKEETKDPDMMVRIDKISTAAERCAKIVKTFLAMARQQPSKIEQVDIAGVVETAADVAGYGSQSGDISITQNVPADLPLIAADADQITQVIINLIINAEQALTSSGCGNFIELSATSKPDAGMVEVTVHDNGPGIPAAIRARIFEPFFTTKEVGDGTGIGLSFCHRIILSHGGQIRLDQTDNSGTCFRIMLPTALSQKSQEDAPAKPINTSVNLKALVVDDEVEVGELNAEILRKEGFEVDFVTSGEEAINRLRSANYDIFLSDMNMPGVDGRQIYDALVTHFPKMLNRTAYITGDTMGQSSLGLLRESGLPYLEKPVSPTELRELVGKLLADQKERPDG; from the coding sequence ATGGCAAACGATCTTGAAGAAATCGAAAGGGCGCAGAACCTCCTGCGTGATGCCATCGAGTCTTTGAAGGAAGGGTTTGCCCTATACGACGAAAACCGCTGCCTTGTGATGTACAACCAACAATATGCTGAGATGAACAAAGGGATCTCCCATCTCCTGAAACCAGGTCTGGATTGGGAAATTTTGATGCGCGAGACAGCGCGCAGAGGCATATATTCAGACGCTATTGGCAATGAAGAGAAGTGGGTCTCTGACAGGTTGGCTGGCGGCATCGAGTTCATTCAGGATTTTGAACTAAAGGAAACAGACGGGCGAACTTATTTGGTCTCCGTTCATCCCACCCAATTGGGTGGTTTTGTCGTGACGCGAGAAGACATCACGGCAAAAAAACAGATTGAGGTCGAAGAACGCGACGGAGATCTTCTCATTAGAAGGGTCTTGGACGCCAGCTCTGCCATTGTGACCATGGCGCGAATTGGCGATGGCCAGATCCTTTACCGTACACCCGCAGCGCTTCGGTTGTTTGGGCCCGTCAAATCCGCAAAGGAGCATTATGTCAGTCCCGAAGAACGAGCGGATTTTGTCACCCAACTTCTGGCAGATGGACGTGTTGATGACTTCAAACTCGATCTTCTGAACGCCGACCGAGACATTTTTCCTGCGACCATTTCGTCGCAACTGATTGATTATAAAGGTGAAGAAGTAATCGTCACCAGCATCATTGACCTAACTGTTCAAAAAGAAGCCGATGCTTTGGTCCGGCAGGTTTTGGAAGCCTATCCGGCCGCTATCAACATGACGAATGCAGAAACCGGGGAAGTTCTGTTTGCGACCCCCGAAATTGAAGAGCTTTTTGGCCCGTCCGAAGATTCCAAATCATATTATGCAAACCCGGCTGATCGCCACCGCTATTTAGAAGACCTTCGCGAAGCCAGATGGCTCAAAGATCGGCGGATGGAGTTCATTGATGCGAACGGGAATAAATTCTGGGGTGCGGACTCCTCGCGGCTCATCACATTCAACGGTGAAGAAGTCATCGTTTCCAACACCCGCGATTTGACCGACGAATTGGCGCTCTCAGAAGAGCTTTCAAAGCAACGAGAGCTGTTGTTCCAGAATGAAAAGATGTCCGCACTTGGTGAATTGCTTGCTGGTGTGGCCCATGAACTCAACAATCCTCTCTCTGTTGTTGTGGGCCATTCGCTGATGCTGAAGGAAGAAACCAAGGATCCGGACATGATGGTTAGGATTGACAAGATCAGCACCGCTGCAGAGCGATGCGCCAAGATTGTTAAGACCTTCCTTGCTATGGCACGCCAACAACCGAGCAAGATTGAGCAAGTCGATATTGCCGGTGTGGTCGAAACAGCCGCGGATGTTGCTGGGTACGGGAGCCAGTCTGGCGACATCAGCATAACGCAGAATGTCCCAGCCGATCTGCCGCTCATTGCTGCTGATGCTGATCAGATTACGCAGGTTATCATCAATCTGATCATCAATGCCGAGCAGGCCTTAACGTCGTCTGGTTGCGGCAATTTTATTGAATTATCGGCCACGTCCAAACCAGACGCGGGTATGGTCGAGGTGACGGTGCACGACAATGGTCCCGGAATTCCCGCCGCCATTCGGGCGCGCATATTTGAGCCGTTCTTCACAACCAAAGAAGTCGGTGACGGGACTGGCATCGGCCTGTCATTTTGCCACCGAATTATTCTGTCTCATGGCGGACAGATCAGGCTCGATCAGACGGATAATTCGGGCACGTGCTTTCGCATCATGCTGCCCACGGCCCTCAGTCAGAAATCGCAGGAAGACGCGCCCGCCAAACCGATCAATACATCTGTAAACCTCAAGGCTTTGGTCGTGGATGATGAGGTCGAAGTGGGTGAGTTGAACGCTGAAATACTTCGAAAAGAGGGGTTTGAGGTGGATTTTGTCACGTCGGGGGAAGAAGCGATCAACCGTCTCCGCTCGGCTAATTACGATATTTTTCTCAGCGATATGAATATGCCGGGCGTCGATGGACGCCAGATATACGACGCTTTGGTGACCCACTTTCCAAAGATGTTGAATAGGACGGCCTATATTACCGGTGATACGATGGGACAAAGCTCTCTGGGACTGCTCAGAGAGTCTGGGCTTCCGTATCTGGAAAAACCAGTTTCACCTACAGAACTCAGAGAGCTGGTAGGTAAGTTGCTCGCCGATCAGAAGGAACGACCAGATGGATAA
- a CDS encoding class I SAM-dependent methyltransferase: protein MSTHTMTNPSTDFTAIKAKQNVAWGSGDYSKVGVTLQITGEALAEAMDMQADATVLDVAAGNGNATLAFARRFCNVTSTDYVAELLEASGNRAKAEGLPVNYKVADAENLPFEDQSFDAVVSTFGVMFTPNQQQSAAELQRVVKSGGKIGMANWTPQSFIGQLFKTIGKHVPPPAGVSSPALWGNREWVDETFGTMGEVTKFQCKNFLFRYRSAEHFLDYFRTFYGPMQKAFEALDAAGQAALRSDILALIEKFDISTNESLCIASEYAEVIVKRH from the coding sequence ATGAGCACTCACACAATGACCAACCCTTCAACGGACTTCACCGCAATCAAAGCGAAACAGAATGTCGCCTGGGGATCCGGGGACTACAGCAAAGTAGGCGTAACTCTGCAGATAACCGGTGAAGCACTTGCCGAAGCCATGGACATGCAGGCAGACGCCACAGTTCTTGACGTTGCAGCCGGCAATGGCAACGCAACCTTGGCCTTTGCACGGCGCTTCTGCAACGTGACCTCGACGGATTATGTCGCCGAACTTTTGGAGGCCAGTGGTAATCGCGCGAAAGCGGAAGGCCTGCCCGTCAACTACAAGGTGGCTGACGCGGAGAACCTGCCGTTTGAGGATCAGTCATTTGACGCGGTCGTGTCCACTTTCGGGGTCATGTTCACGCCAAACCAACAGCAATCCGCAGCGGAACTTCAGCGCGTGGTAAAATCCGGTGGCAAGATCGGCATGGCCAATTGGACACCTCAGAGTTTCATTGGTCAACTTTTCAAGACCATCGGAAAGCACGTGCCACCGCCCGCCGGCGTAAGCTCCCCTGCTTTGTGGGGCAACCGGGAGTGGGTCGATGAGACCTTTGGCACCATGGGCGAAGTAACAAAATTCCAGTGCAAGAATTTTCTGTTCCGCTATCGCTCTGCTGAGCATTTTCTGGACTACTTCCGCACCTTCTATGGCCCAATGCAAAAGGCTTTCGAAGCGCTGGATGCGGCGGGTCAGGCGGCATTGCGAAGCGATATCTTGGCGCTCATTGAGAAATTCGACATCTCAACTAACGAGTCTCTGTGCATCGCATCAGAGTATGCTGAAGTGATCGTCAAACGTCACTAA